The sequence ctgataccaattgttgcggaagccaaatgtatatagtgtgaataagtcacaactactataccaaaaatcatgacagccaccaaataataaataagacaataaaacaacaataaagaaaataccagaatttacgaggttcggctaattttgcctactcctcggacacaaccaatattttatttcactccaaaaatacaagtgaaataatactaaagagagaagatacaaatgccttaaacagatgagaaggcaaatgagaggtgtgtttaaatcctaaacattaagccttcttttatagggggaaaatccccccaactattgctaacccaccgatgtgggaatCTGAAATTTTGACATTTCAACAATTTGCATCTCAATTATCCCTGCCATTGGTCATTTGGAACCAGCCAAATTTGAGACATTTGTGTCCTGGGGGAATGTATATGCCTGTTCCTCCAAAATCACAAAATCTCTTATGTTTAGAGAACTTGGAAACACTGGATTCAATATCTGTTGCTGCTTCTAATTGGAAGGAGAATTTTACAGCAATCCCTAAAGTAAAGAAGTTAGCTGTTTGCTTACCACCATGGCGTAGTGTAATGTCTAATCTTATTGACAGTCTCATCCGTCTTGTTGATCTCGAGAAGCTAAGAATTCATCTAGATATTTCGCCTTATGAGAATTTTTCATTAAGGCTGCCAACGCTGTTATCGGATGTTTATCCTACATTCTTGAAGAGTTCGACACTAGTAGGAACGTGTCTATTGTGGGAGGATATGACTACGCTTGGTCAATTGCCCAATGTTGAGGTTCTCAGGCTAAAATGTTTTGCATTCCAAGGGAGAAATTGGAATCTAAATGAAGGGGGTTTCAAGAAACTGAAGTTGCTACAGATTAACGAAACAAACTTGGTGCACTGGGAAGCGAGCAGTGAAAGTCTTCCTAGACTTGAGTTTCTAATCTTGAAGTATTGCTATAAATTGGAGGATATTCCTACAGAGATTGGAGATATTCCCACATTAAAACTGACTGAGTTGCATAATTGTAGCCAAGCTGCTGCCCCTTCTTCAGAGGAAATTGGAGAAGAACAACAAAGCTTGGGAAATGAAGTACTCGTGGTCCGTGCCTACAATACTGAAGGTTAGTAAAAAGTATGAGTTTAAGAGGCTCTGGCTGTGTGCTTTGTTTTTAACCATTTCTGAAGATTTCCTTCGTATGATACATACGAGCAATATTGGTGCAAGTGCAAATACATATATCCTGGCTGTTTGCTTCTTCTGAAATTGCCTTCATTTGTTTGGTATTATTTTCTAATGTACATATGCAGTTTCCCCTTCTCTTGCATATCTCATGCAATACTTtcgttatttttcttttatcaaaacTGAATTTACAGTCGAGTATATTGTGTTAAGTGCGGTTACCTGTTTATTAATAGAACAAATGGCTTGTATACCTATAAAACTTAGTTTCATTGTGAGTTCATAGTTTCTCCAAGGAAGATGGCATTTTGGTTCACATTTTTTTCCCTCAGCATTGGGTGAAATCTGAAAGTGTATCTGTCAGTTATTCGTCAATGCGTTTTGAAGGGGCTAGCCTATGACTTCATTCGCGTTCCTTTTTCTGCTTGTGTTTTTCGTTTCTCATAGAAATGAAGGCAACACTTTCCTTGTTCTTTCTGAAGGTTACATTCCGATTTGCTCAACTAAAATTGCCCATTCTCTAGTTTACGTTATTTTATCTGcatttgatgttattttttctGTTTGGTTTGCATCCAACTCCGACTGCTGAACAATTGGGAGATAGTGTATTCTGAAAATTTTGATTGAGTGATGCTCCTGGTCTGTATAATGACTGGTTCTAATCTAATTCTTGAACTCTCTTTCTTGTGCTTCCGCAGAGTAAAATCGTTGCCAAGATGATGGCACAGGTAATTAGTTTGAAGCATAAAAATGTGGATTTTATGAAACTAATAGGAAAGCACAAGAACAGATGCATTGAAGATGGACTTCAGAGTGCTCAAGCAGAGATAATTGTGAGGTAAAGGAAAATTAATACCTTTAATTTCTTCTGAATCAAACACATCAGACGCAAGGAGCAACATGAATGGGGGATAGAAAACAGGTCCTTATTCCTCATAGCTGTATGTAAAACTTCTATTTCCGTTTTAGGTCAACTTTATGTTCTTATTTCCATATTCGGACCATGTAGAATTGTGTAAAATCAGGTAAAAGCTGATTTGTCAAGGCAATTGTCCAGTCATTGCCAACCGAAGTTCATTCATCTTCATTTACAAACATTGAGAATATAGTGGCATTTGTCAATTGGCTGGATGAACAGCTCTTACTGATTGTCTGTCCAACTATCATACCTTCACTTTCCTATTCCTTAAATAGGCTCTCGACATTTATATTTGTCACCTTCCTTTCTTCTGGAGCAGTTTATTTTATGGATACCAGGGCTGAACAGATAGTTTATGCAGTATTGCAAACAGCGACATGGCAATATCATGACAGAGAATTCGACATTCCTACTGATCGCTTGCTAGAATGAGGTGAAGTTGGCAAGGCAGGCTCTCAAGTCAGTGACCTTCTTCCCCCTTCCTCATATCAAGCTTTCATCAGTACCATTGGCTAAGAAGTACATGGGACGTGTAGCATCAGGCTTGAAGCCAAAGATGGACCAGAGTAGTCACAGATTACATACCATCTTTACGAACTTGTAGTAGATAGAAGAATTCACAAGACTTAGAAAAATCCGTTTCCAGCTTTCTGAAAGATTTGATGCAGAGAGCATATAAAGGCTTTTGAAGAGCTAAAAACTCGCACGCAGTGTTTGCGCAGACTAATGAAAGCATGATATAATCTTTTACACACATCTTCGTGCCTTAATCATAGTTAGTTAATTAATGTGTATTCTCATCACAATTTATTCTTAACCTTAATAAATTTATGTGCTTTGGTGTAAACATCAACACCAAGCTCTAGTATAGGTAagttatttttgaaagaaatacaagcAAAAGATTGCCTTAACTTCAAACTTGGCATAAGATGGAGACACTCGTCTTGTTTGATAACCTGCCTTGCCAGCAAAAGTTTTCTCCCACAGTATATGCTATTGTAATAGACTAGGATTTACTTCAAagaataatgaaaatgaagaagaCAACAATAAGGAACACAAGCTTTTATTATTCAACTGTCAATGGAATTGAATTACAATAGTTCCACCATAGCTACTATACAATTGATACCTgtaagagagaagaagaagaaaaagttggTTAGGGagttgagagagaaagagaagagagaagagtAGGTAGTTAGGAAGTTGTAACAGAATAATACCGGTAATTGCTTGAGTCCTCAGCTCCCTTGGATGTATTAATTGTTAAGTACCATTGGGCTTCTAATTCTAATTGGGCTTTAACTAAAGAATTAACCTGAGCCCACTTATTTATCTGGCCCAAGCCTTACACTGAGGTAATATAGAGAAGAGGTCACTTTCGTTAGAGAATCCTGGGTCACTAATTAGGAAAGTGACCTCTTCTCTGTATCACCTAAGTGTAAGGCTTGGGCCAGATAAGCAAGTGGGCTCAGGTTAATTCTTTAGTTAAAGCCCAATGGTACTTAAAAATAAATACACGCAAGGGAGCTGAGGACTCAAGCAATTACCGGTATTGTTCTATTACAACTTCCTAACTGCCTactcttctctcttctctttctctcgcAATTCCCTAAccaactttttcttcttctcttttacaggtatcaATTGTACAGTAGCTATGGTGGAACTATTGTAATTCAATTCCATTGATAGTTGAATAATAAAAGCTTGTGTTCCTCATTGTTGtcttcttcattttcattattctTTGAAGTAAATCCTAGTCTATTACAAGTTTGTATTAGAGCAATTCCTAGCACCATGAAAGTACCGGAAACCAGAGCAAAAATTACAGAAGAAAGCACAAAAAAATTAGAAAGTCAACTGCATAATTACATGGCAGAAACTAGTACGAAGCTGGAGTCGAATGACTCTAAACTGGATGAATTGAATCACAAATTCGATCTTATGATGGATAAATTCCTCGCAAGCAAGGATGGAATCTTGGGAAGTACTCCAACAGCTGCTCATACAGTAGAAGGATCTGGTAGTAGGGGAAGAATGATGGAGAACCACGAGAATCCCGCTGGGAGATTTCACTCGAGCAACTCCAATTCCAAGGTCAACTGCCCTTACTTCGAAGAGGGAAATCCAAAATCTTGGCTGCAAAAATGTGAGAGGTATTTTCATTACAATCACATAATTGACCCACAACATAAACTTGAGAGTGTTGTACTACCTTTAAATGGTAGGGCAGAGGCTTGGTATTTCTCTTATCAACTGAGTAGAGGTACTGTTATATGGGTTGATTTCATGGAAGAAATCTGTAAAAGATTCAATGATGTTGATAATAGTAACCTTAACTTGTTAGGAAGGTTTAAGAGAGTGGAGCAAAATGGATTAGTTAATGAGTATTTGGAGAggtttgaggatttgaaggcatGAGTGTTAATTAAACATCCAACCATACCTGAAGAGTTCTTTCTGGGATTTTTTTATAGAGAGGCTTAAGGAAGTGATTAGGCACAGTATTAAGATGCTTGATCCTTACCCATTAAGTCATGCAGTAGAAAAAGCTAGGCACGAGAAAAAGTTAATGGAGTCAATGAGTAGGAAGAACAAGAGGTATGGAGGAAGACAGTCTACTCAGTCGAGTACTCATGCTAATACTACATTGAGTAGACCTCCTAGTTATGTACGGAAGGAGAATGGTCCTCATACAACAATCTCAGGGACTAAACTATTTAAAGGTAGCTTCAAGCCACGGGAGAATGCTATAAATGTGGGGAAAGATACTTCCCCTGGGCATGTTTTCAAGATCAAACAACTCAACACATTGTTAGGGACCACTGAGCAAGAACAACTAGAGATAGTAGATCAATTAGAGAATGAGATAGGTCCTGATGAAAATCAGGAAGCTATCATAGATGAGGCAATCAACCTCAATGCATTATCAGGAACTTTTACTTCTACAACTATCAAGCTGAAGAGAGTATATGGTAAACAGGTGCTGATAATTCTAGCAGATAGTGGCAATACTCACAGCTTCATAGCTAGCAGCACTGCCAAGCAATTGGGGTGTGCAATTCAAGAGGCTGTACCAATGAGGGTAGCTGTGGCAAATGGAGGACACTTGATGATTTATCACTCTTGTCCTCAGTTCTAGTGGAAACTCAAGGCATTGAATTTGAACACAAACTGAGGCTATTGGATATTGGAGGATGTGATGTAGTTTTGGGGGTAGATTGGATGAGAAAACACAATCCAATTTTGTTTGACTTTATTGGATATAGGCTATAAGTGAGTGTGAAAGGAAAAAGGGTAAATTTAAAAAGGTATTCTAAAGAGGGAAAACTACAGAATATGACAACTACTGGGGTGAAACAACTACTGAAGAAGGGACAGGTATTGTGGGAACAATTGTTCACAGTTAATGTGCAAACTACAGAATTGCAAAGGAGCATACCTTACAAGATTCAAGAAGTTGTAGCTGAATTCTCAGGAGTGTTTGCAGAACCAAAGTACCTGCCACCAAGAAGGACTCATGATCATCACATTCTACTTAAACCTGAAGCAGCACCAATCAGTATTATACCATATAGGTACAATTACATTCAAAAGAATGAGATAGAAAAGCTAGTTAGTGAAATGCTTAACAATGGTACTATACAACCTAGCCACTCTTTATTCTCTTCTCATGTACTATTGGTA is a genomic window of Nicotiana tabacum cultivar K326 chromosome 16, ASM71507v2, whole genome shotgun sequence containing:
- the LOC107810771 gene encoding putative late blight resistance protein homolog R1A-3, translated to MWESEILTFQQFASQLSLPLVIWNQPNLRHLCPGGMYMPVPPKSQNLLCLENLETLDSISVAASNWKENFTAIPKVKKLAVCLPPWRSVMSNLIDSLIRLVDLEKLRIHLDISPYENFSLRLPTLLSDVYPTFLKSSTLVGTCLLWEDMTTLGQLPNVEVLRLKCFAFQGRNWNLNEGGFKKLKLLQINETNLVHWEASSESLPRLEFLILKYCYKLEDIPTEIGDIPTLKLTELHNCSQAAAPSSEEIGEEQQSLGNEVLVVRAYNTEE